In the Hermetia illucens chromosome 1, iHerIll2.2.curated.20191125, whole genome shotgun sequence genome, cggcgcCACTTGAGGCCCCCGGACACTATTATTTTTAACCCAActtaaaatttgaataattggTAGCCACATTCTCTCTAATAAAGGAGTAGTTTTTCAATCGGTCATTAGGGAGGGAAACCAAATTAATGTAAAGAATTAGTtcgaatttaattaaatttggacattatattaatCATATTTCGGACAACTTTTAAGAATTTTGTTGCataatttaagccaaaaataacACTGAAAACCGTAACTAGAGTTCTCTGACTTCGGGATTTATGgtaactccaatttttatctaaaaaccaaaaaggttttaattttacattgctaacttattttttaaaaatatgaatCTCAATGCAGGTAAATATagacaaaatgaaaaaaattgccggtgttaaaaaaaatatttcaattttcaccacttttaaggttttgtgggaaacaaaaccttattaaaatcgattcaatatctgactGTCAATCAAATGTCACGAAACTTGATGAAAAGATGTGATCTATGAATCCCTTTGCATATAACAAGtcgcaccattttgtgttgagtttgagcgGGGTCTCCTCATGAATATggacatgtggggtatcaaatgaaagggctcaattagtacttttcgaaattgatcttcTTTCTGATattgcctagaccggataccggttgttgcgccgttgatgatgatgatagtgattattattaacaaagttatggacgttgaaacttttacatttcatgaaaatttattgcattctacgaGGTGTGAAGTTATATGAACGAGGATGTCCATGGGGACatgttagttttccttttttagtttttttgattACTTGAGACAGGCTGTATGTGCTGATCAAATTTGTGGACAGTGTCCAATAGGATGGACAGTGACGTTTGCATCAGTGGTATTAACTTTAAGTACATatttgtatgcttttgtgcacagagtgaagtggaaatgcgtgaagatgcaacATACAATGTtgatgtctttaatatgtacgtacacatgtacatatatctggagtttagcaattaatcaaggaatattttgcatccttagctatgtacgaatttaAAAACCGTGCATTGAgagtgaacacaaaaccttttacttgAAGCGCCCAGTATCCGATATCCCGAAGTGTTTTTCACTAGTTATGCAAAAAAGGCACCCTTAAAGAATATGACCTCATCACAAACGTTCATATTCTTAgtaattttgtaaataatcatactttcaaatttcataatgatcggaatattactttttgagttagaattctCGAAAGTGTAAAAAaaagtcattttgagaaaaacgtgtTCAGTTATGAACACATTTCTCACTCTTAATTGCAcataaaataaagttacaatAAATATAAATGCACTTGTACAAGGGACTAACgccaaatattcttaaataCGCTATTTGCATGGCGCTACAAGATTATTTAAGCACATAAAGTGAACATTTCCTGAGCCCTCAAGCTTGAACCTGCACCCGATAATCACTCGGTTTTACATTCATAAAATTGAAAGGAATGCGAATTTCGCTTTAAAATTTTTACAGCGTATTCTGGTAGCTAAATGAATaatctatgcaataaaaaaatcgattctaaaAACATCCTATtgtggtttccccccttaagCAGATAAAACTTCGATTGCGTCCATTATGATTATAATAACTTTTGTTTACCTTTATCAATTGATACTGCCTTCTAGCAGATAGATTCTGTCTGAATCTTTGAATGAATGTGGTTGCCATCTACCTTAAAATAGGGCTTACAACCATctgcaaactctttcgtgatgcggtataggGTGGCAAAACCGTGCTGGTGGAATGGCTTTTGTCATGGTATATACCATGCTGCACGTCTCGTACTTTTTCATGGTAACAGAGCTCCAGCGCGTCAGGCTCTCCCTCGCTCGCAGCCATCAACATAGTTCTCGGCCTCTTACCTTCACCGCTCCAACTCTAACTTCGGTAGCCATCTGCGGCAGTCCGAGACTGAACGGATCACACTAGCGAcaaagggatttgtatcgtcggataccagtccccTCAGCTATCAACAAGTACCTGAgtctaatcagggtaataatcatgtTTTAATACACTTCAAAGCCAAGATCAATTCGAAGCGAGCTTTGAAAATGCATAAACGGGACACtaaacttaataatattcaCTGATCCACTCCAATTCCTAAAAAATGGTTGGGCTTAAATTACTTACCAAATAGGGGAGGTTTGTGTGAATGTATGATGCTTGCTATACTCATTAAAAACTCTTCCTGAAAACGGAAGCCAACATTGTCTTGATGCGTCGCGATAAAAATATGTTCAAATGGTTGCTTTTGGCCAACATCCCGGAATGGACAAACTAAGCTTCCTCTATCGTTAAGCTGAAATCAAACAAAGTTAAGACTCATTCAAATAGGAATAAACCCTTACCTTAATCCAAAACCACTTTGCTAACAATTTTAGGCTCCATTTTGGTAAAAATGTTTCTAATATTGCTTTATGATGGATGTTTGAATTTGTGCACCAAATCACAACAAGTGTTTTCTCATGAATATACTCATCCAAAGGGATAGCGGCTAAATCTTCATTGTACAACATTTGATAGGACAATTCCGTTCGAACTGCTTTTAATCGACGAATATACTTATTTCGCCAAGGCGGATCAAGAACAATCAAATCGAATTTCTCTCCATTGGGAAGAATGTTTGATAAGTTTCGAATATCATCGTTGTAAAACACAGATTTTGGCGGGATTAAAAATTGACGGCCAACAAATGTTGTTACCACAGGAGATGTAGATGGATTTTGACCGTGAAATTTTGGAAAGACGGTTGGCTCTTCGACAATGGCATTCACGTCTATGTTCTCAGCAGCAGATATCGATAATCTTCGAAGTGGACACACTTCAAGCAATTTAGTAACTGATTCCTGCATATGTTTAACATCAAAACTGAAAATAAGTGGAACTTTAAATGCAACCTGAATGCTCTTCaatagaatttaaaatttacatttCCTCTGCAGAAACATCCGGGGCAGCATTCGCCTTCCGCCTTTTCCGTTTTCTCGGTTCTCCTTCCATGGTTGCTTCTTTTTCTGAGAATTTGAACACTTCACCTTTCAAGACATAGCTTTGGTTTTGAACTGCTTGCTGATATGAATCTTCCATTAGAAGCTGGTGATTTAGGAAGTATCCAGAGCATCCTTCCACTGTTAACTGGGTCGACATATTTGTGCACACGACTGTACCAGCGGCACGAACTGTCAAATAAACGTCTATAGTTCAAGTCATACACTAgaatacaaaacaaaaatttcactgGAATACCTCTCCGTTCCCTTTAAAATTGCTTTTTAAGTTTTCGttgttttcaattaaattacTTCGAAAATTCATCAACGGTTTCCGGTTTCACCTTTCAGCTCATAATTGCTCTTAACAGTTAAAGAAATTAATACTTTAGATTGACACTAAATcgtaatatttataaatttagtAGAAACTAATGAGATTTCTGGACTGATTTATGCAGATTCCTTTCCTAGGCCAAAGAGTCAATTCTTTTAACCCTTCTAGATTTTAATGAAACGAAATTTTCTTGATCATTGGTCATTGAAATGagggccggggttcttggttTTCAAATATTATCTCCATGTCAGCACACAGAGATTTTACTCACGTGCCTAGACTCGATAGTCACAAAAGCTAAACCCACCCGAAGTAAACTACTCTATTAGAGACGCAGTCTCAAGGCAGGTTGATACCACCGAAACCTTCTTCACAAAGGGAGCTAAATTGCCTAATGGCCTAATAAAGGAGGGggtaaaaatcacaaaaaaaaatcaatacacGCCGGATTGACAAGGAAAGACTAGTCCTGAGTCGATTCTGGCACCTACGTAACGAGTGGCCCCCGTTTTTCTTTCCTCTTCATGGGGGGCCGGATGATATGGTGACCCTGCGGCGGCCCTCACTAACCTGAATGTTTACCCCCTACCGCTTCACACATAATGTTGGGGAACCGTAAATAATCGGACGGACCGACTCTTTCCTGGGGGAGGATTAGAAAAAGACAGATATCACTACAAAACATTATAATATGATATAAGCGTAGGCATTaagaataaatttcaatttaaacaagtcgggaaaccgaaagctgggcgcttcaggtgtgaaaggttttgtgtgtttcttctgtgagtatatttgagtgtagaactatgccatttgtacgtagcccgttatgtatatgcatttagcacgtCTGACTgcccactttagtatgatattaatatttagttgcagtgaatttacccggtaaagtcaactttgagctactgtaactttgttactaataatatgattttgttcaaacttgaagataatatgcttcatattatattttatactactactacttttataactctgggataaacttaaggggggttttactcaatttccccaaaaacatggtaatatactattactattattaacttaatatgaatagatatcgatatggagagtattttgaggcctaggcaccatatagaggcagcttcatgatttttttcagattttttggctgggtagtttctgagaatgggtccgttaaagaaatcataattttccacccctcccactccccgcctttctagcaaacctcaaaactaagaccggcttcgaaaagtaataatcgagaccttttatttgatatgactatattcggtgcaaAAAATGTATACACAACCCCACCCCCCGGATAGACggcaagaatacttcgaacagatttcagctGAAGAattgctcagaggtggcggcgaggaagacggggcggcaaccctgtcggccaaatcaaaaccaagtggccgaggagaacctccatagtggtggcacctaGAgaagctgtactcactttggcttgccggccgtgatgcagttggTGAACGTTCCAAAGGCCTATTCAGAGCAATCAGACtcgaatctgcacggggactcatctgaagtggcaaattggtcacgaaaccttaccaggggtatactggttccatgggaaccgggatagcccctggactctcatacttcaggtgaactcccgttgtatgtgaatccagctcggttgtttgcatttggccccctagtgggagttttatggtggttctgattatgctcaagcgagaagagaccttcgggcctcggcgtggtgttgcgtttcaacacgggtgctgtactccttagttcggtagagatttaggcatgtcttgcatccaccagtatgaatgctaagcc is a window encoding:
- the LOC119646156 gene encoding N(6)-adenine-specific methyltransferase METTL4, which translates into the protein MSTQLTVEGCSGYFLNHQLLMEDSYQQAVQNQSYVLKGEVFKFSEKEATMEGEPRKRKRRKANAAPDVSAEEIFDVKHMQESVTKLLEVCPLRRLSISAAENIDVNAIVEEPTVFPKFHGQNPSTSPVVTTFVGRQFLIPPKSVFYNDDIRNLSNILPNGEKFDLIVLDPPWRNKYIRRLKAVRTELSYQMLYNEDLAAIPLDEYIHEKTLVVIWCTNSNIHHKAILETFLPKWSLKLLAKWFWIKLNDRGSLVCPFRDVGQKQPFEHIFIATHQDNVGFRFQEEFLMSIASIIHSHKPPLFELFKKYLPTENPRCLELFARYLYPGFTSVGLEVLKLQDIRLYDLQTKRPNE